One window of the Rhipicephalus sanguineus isolate Rsan-2018 chromosome 4, BIME_Rsan_1.4, whole genome shotgun sequence genome contains the following:
- the LOC119391600 gene encoding neprilysin-11 — protein MRVASDSSISEEGPTDSTSAATPASGQCPRLPAPLDEETAASRGPRSSSPPTAVSPNRRRLLQARIAMDDRQNLSPQEADASPDEEPRHSSIHLPSRHQREPPRRRTFVENVTFRGQETLLSRNASLESTSSPSMLSWMPAVIRVEKRAIPKLTLCSAVFLCVIVVAAFVLVLARKMPSRREHVCSTEHCLEHARRLLSSLNASVDPCHDFYAYVCGGGDDHAVGPNDVLDRFYGSEVLHVLLRPGLEGNYTPTTTLKALTALEKCADRSGANEAIGDFAQFMADRGISWPAQALQEDRRVGLLELLDVLFDLSINWRVALWFDVSAAYSDIDGSFVVSVSEVGALTWHRMRQLSTLDDNAYAALARNMSSLLTNGSLSLGDDDLAELRRDETAIRSAILSLDPAEQHDRLVPLHRVGDVTRVISSAEWMALLKKHLNADFNVCSHTEVLLSNELYLARMFALLGNLGGDRALNVTGWTFAYVYAWTATPAFDDFPSMGSEGMRMYSLCFLNVQEWFGLAHLAASFSHEFTTHERHEITGILNWTSFALADAIANSRSVSNSTKSMAAAKIQTTAGRHFWPPEPFFHQDTLDIMYDSFPAQQSTFFAIWIKSRMALRKSLTNRYYGSLMTARYRWSLSDVLYVYSFNWMRISLGAFYPPSYLKDGSSAMAYSGLGFQLARALVKIADEHGRRLDYIGRENDWWEMVQNCTWDLAQSEHEKRGVADLFALELALEAFKRSSRSNYQPVKIRGLERLSEAQTFFMSYCSSFCDNPDGARLCGLAANSQVPITTVYLRSLGNLKDP, from the exons ATGAGAGTTGCTTCGGACAGCAGCATCTCGGAAGAAGGTCCTACGGACTCGACGAGCgctgcaacgccagcgagcggtcAGTGTCCGCGGCTACCCGCGCCCTTGGACGAAGAGACTGCTGCTTCGCGGGGCCCGCGTAGCTCTTCGCCTCCGACAGCGGTGTCGCCGAACAGGCGCCGTTTGCTCCAAGCACGCATCGCTATGGACGACCGCCAGAACTTATCTCCGCAAGAAGCTGACGCGTCGCCGGATGAAGAACCGAGGCACAGCAGCATACACCTGCCATCGCGGCACCAGCGCGAGCCGCCTAGAAGGCGCACCTTCGTGGAGAACGTCACTTTCCGGGGCCAAGAGACGCTGCTGAGCAGGAACGCCTCGCTAGAGAGC ACGTCCTCACCAAGCATGCTGTCGTGGATGCCAGCTGTCATCCGCGTGGAGAAGCGTGCGATCCCCAAGCTCACACTGTGCTCGGCGGTCTTCCTGTGCGTGATCGTGGTCGCGGCCTTCGTGCTGGTGCTGGCGCGCAAGATGCCCTCTCGAAGGGAGCACGTCTGCTCCACGGAACACTGTCTAGAGCACGCGCGCCGCCTCTTGAGCTCGCTGAACGCGTCGGTCGACCCATGCCACGACTTCTACGCGTACGTCTGCGGCGGCGGAGACGACCACGCCGTCGGCCCCAACGATGTGCTGGACCGCTTCTACGGCTCGGAG GTGTTACACGTGCTGCTCCGGCCAGGGCTGGAGGGGAACTACACACCGACGACCACCTTGAAGGCGCTCACCGCCCTCGAGAAATGTGCCGATAGGTCGGGTGCCAACGAAGCCATCGGCGACTTCGCGCAGTTCATGGCGGACCGCGGAATCTCTTGGCCAGCGCAGGCCCTCCAAGAAGACCGCCGCGTGGGACTGCTGGAGTTACTTGACGTTCTGTTTGACCTCTCCATAAATTGGAGAGTCGCGTTGTGGTTCGACGTGAGCGCCGCATACTCGGACATTGACGGTTCCTTCGTCGTCAGCGTCAGCGAGGTGGGAGCCCTCACATGGCACCGTATGCGGCAGCTGTCTACGCTGGATGACAACGCGTACGCTGCCTTGGCTCGCAAcatgtcgtcgctgttgaccaacGGCTCGCTCTCGCTAGGCGACGATGACCTAGCCGAGCTGCGTCGCGACGAAACTGCCATTCGCAGCGCTATCCTGTCTCTTGACCCTGCTGAGCAGCACGACCGCCTAGTGCCACTTCACAGGGTCGGCGATGTGACGAGAGTAATTTCGTCAGCCGAATGGATGGCGCTGCTGAAGAAGCACCTCAACGCGGACTTCAATGTATGCTCGCACACAGAAGTGTTACTGTCGAACGAACTGTACCTCGCGAGGATGTTCGCGTTGTTGGGCAACCTCGGAGGGGACAGAGCGCTAAACGTAACCGGTTGGACCTTCGCTTACGTGTACGCGTGGACCGCCACCCCGGCGTTCGACGATTTCCCAAGCATGGGCTCAGAAGGCATGAGGATGTACTCCCTCTGCTTCTTGAACGTGCAGGAGTGGTTCGGCCTCGCCCACTTGGCCGCTTCGTTCTCGCACGAGTTCACGACGCACGAGCGCCACGAGATAACCGGCATTCTGAACTGGACGTCATTTGCGCTCGCGGACGCCATCGCCAACTCCCGCAGTGTGTCAAATTCCACCAAGAGCATGGCTGCGGCCAAGATCCAGACAACCGCGGGGCGACACTTCTGGCCTCCGGAGCCGTTCTTCCACCAAGACACGCTGGACATCATGTACGACAGCTTTCCGGCGCAACAGAGCACATTTTTCGCGATCTGGATCAAGTCGCGGATGGCACTGAGGAAGTCTCTGACCAACCGTTACTACGGAAGTCTCATGACCGCGCGTTACCGCTGGTCCCTCAGCGACGTTCTCTACGTTTACAGCTTCAACTGGATGCGCATCAGCCTGGGGGCTTTTTACCCGCCGTCTTACTTGAAGGACGGCTCGAGCGCTATGGCGTACAGCGGTCTGGGATTCCAGCTGGCCAGAGCGCTGGTGAAAATCGCGGACGAGCACGGTAGACGGCTAGATTACATTGGGCGCGAGAACGACTGGTGGGAAATGGTGCAGAATTGTACGTGGGACCTCGCTCAGTCGGAGCACGAGAAACGTGGGGTGGCCGACTTGTTCGCGCTTGAACTGGCACTGGAGGCGTTCAAGAGGAGCTCGAGGAGCAACTACCAGCCGGTCAAGATCCGTGGACTCGAGAGGCTCTCGGAGGCGCAGACCTTCTTCATGAGCTACTGCAGCAGCTTCTGCGACAATCCGGATGGCGCGAGACTATGTGGCCTGGCGGCGAAC AGTCAAGTGCCCATCACCACGGTGTACCTGCGTTCTCTTGGcaatttaaaggacccctga